A stretch of Paenibacillus peoriae DNA encodes these proteins:
- a CDS encoding dihydrolipoamide acetyltransferase family protein, with product MSDQTQWNDVTMPQLAESLVSATIAKWLKQPGETVEQFEPICEVITDKVNAEIPSTLDGIMGDLLAEEGQTVAVGELICRIQTKSAAPAVASGATPVAPASQSTVQTQTQQSVGSDQSMRGRFSPAVQTLAAEHNVDLSQVPGTGMGGRITRKDVLNYVQRGSSAATGASGQPTVTATGQGSPFAGRQQSAPQYSTPIQNMDPAIPVRNSGIHLTEAPKAPVIEVEGGNNNRSEYFIDVTPIRSAIARNMRQSVSEIPHAWTTIEVDVTNLVMLRNKIKNEFKQKEGINITYLAFLMKAVVNAIKEYPIMNSVWAVDKIIVKRDINISLAVGTEDSVLTPVIKKADQKNIAGLAREIDDLARKTREGTLKLDDMQGGTFTVNNTGSFGSILSYPVINYPQAAILTFESIVKRPVVIDDMIAVRSMANLCLSLDHRILDGVICGRFLQRVKENLEGYTLDTKLY from the coding sequence ATGTCAGACCAAACACAATGGAACGACGTGACCATGCCACAATTGGCAGAATCGCTCGTATCGGCGACAATTGCCAAATGGCTCAAACAACCTGGGGAAACGGTAGAGCAATTCGAGCCGATTTGCGAGGTTATTACAGATAAAGTGAATGCAGAAATTCCATCCACATTGGACGGCATTATGGGTGATCTGTTGGCAGAGGAAGGTCAGACAGTAGCGGTAGGTGAGTTAATTTGCCGTATTCAGACGAAGTCGGCTGCACCTGCAGTGGCATCAGGGGCGACACCTGTTGCACCAGCATCTCAAAGCACCGTACAAACACAAACTCAGCAGAGTGTTGGATCGGATCAGTCCATGAGAGGACGGTTTTCCCCAGCGGTGCAAACCCTGGCTGCTGAGCATAATGTGGACTTAAGCCAAGTACCAGGCACGGGCATGGGGGGACGAATTACCCGCAAAGACGTGCTGAATTATGTGCAGCGGGGCAGTTCCGCTGCCACTGGAGCATCTGGACAGCCGACTGTGACGGCAACAGGACAAGGCTCTCCTTTTGCAGGAAGACAGCAGTCTGCCCCTCAGTACAGTACACCGATTCAAAATATGGACCCTGCTATTCCGGTTCGTAACAGTGGGATTCATTTGACGGAGGCTCCAAAAGCTCCTGTGATCGAAGTTGAGGGTGGCAACAATAACAGATCCGAGTATTTTATTGATGTTACACCCATTCGCAGTGCAATTGCTCGCAATATGCGACAAAGCGTTTCGGAAATTCCACATGCATGGACGACGATTGAGGTGGATGTGACCAATCTGGTGATGCTCCGCAACAAGATTAAAAACGAATTTAAGCAAAAAGAAGGAATTAATATTACGTATCTGGCTTTCCTCATGAAAGCAGTCGTGAATGCAATCAAGGAATATCCGATTATGAATTCGGTCTGGGCAGTGGATAAAATTATCGTCAAAAGAGACATCAATATTTCGCTAGCCGTGGGTACAGAGGACTCCGTTCTTACCCCTGTTATTAAAAAAGCGGATCAGAAAAATATTGCTGGATTAGCTCGTGAAATTGACGATTTGGCACGTAAAACCCGGGAAGGCACGCTCAAATTGGACGACATGCAAGGCGGAACGTTCACTGTAAACAACACAGGCTCCTTTGGTTCCATTTTATCTTATCCGGTGATTAACTATCCGCAGGCTGCAATTCTTACCTTTGAATCCATTGTCAAAAGACCCGTGGTTATCGATGATATGATTGCAGTTCGCTCAATGGCTAATTTGTGCTTGTCGCTGGATCATCGTATTTTGGATGGAGTGATCTGTGGACGATTCTTGCAACGGGTTAAAGAAAATCTTGAAGGCTACACTTTGGATACGAAGCTGTACTAA